From the genome of Sporichthyaceae bacterium, one region includes:
- a CDS encoding SsgA family sporulation/cell division regulator, producing the protein MKAESSVTCELRLRLLVAGDAALPVPAALRYDVSDPYAIHATFHAAGDTVEWVFARDLLAAGLKDDAGLGDVRVWPSSEAGEQVVYVSLSSPEGEALLEAPAPELSTFLERTYATVPAGDESMHLDIDTALTQLIAEI; encoded by the coding sequence ATGAAGGCAGAGTCTTCGGTCACCTGCGAGCTTCGCTTGCGACTTTTGGTCGCCGGCGATGCAGCCTTGCCCGTCCCCGCCGCGCTGCGGTACGACGTTTCGGATCCGTATGCGATCCATGCCACCTTCCACGCCGCCGGTGACACCGTCGAGTGGGTGTTCGCCCGCGACCTGCTCGCGGCGGGCCTGAAGGACGATGCCGGCCTGGGTGACGTGCGTGTCTGGCCGTCCAGCGAGGCCGGCGAGCAGGTCGTGTACGTATCGCTGAGCTCCCCCGAGGGCGAAGCACTGTTGGAGGCCCCGGCTCCCGAGCTGTCGACCTTCCTGGAGCGCACCTACGCCACGGTCCCGGCTGGTGACGAATCCATGCACCTGGACATCGACACCGCGTTGACGCAACTCATCGCGGAGATCTGA
- a CDS encoding aminotransferase class IV yields MSSVWLNGRMVPVEQATVPITDHGLTVGDGVFETTKVIHGVPFARTRHLARLHDSARAIGLPLPDDDYLRAAIDAVCATVADAPLARLRLTVTAGPGPAGSARGAGPPTVWASATPTSPPSAPETAIVVPWRRNENGALTGVKTTSYAENVVALATARAAGVGEALLANTAGELCEGTGTNVFCVLDGVACTPPLRSGCLAGVTRALLLAWCPQVVERSLSLADLARAEEVFLTSATRDVHAVASVDGRRPGGPKAPVPGPVTTAIAARFAARAAEDHDP; encoded by the coding sequence CCACGGCCTGACCGTCGGCGACGGGGTGTTCGAGACCACCAAGGTCATCCACGGCGTGCCGTTCGCGCGCACCCGGCACCTGGCCCGGCTGCACGACTCGGCCCGGGCGATCGGCCTGCCGCTGCCCGACGACGACTATCTGCGCGCAGCCATCGACGCGGTGTGCGCCACGGTCGCCGACGCGCCGCTGGCCCGGCTGCGCCTCACGGTCACCGCCGGCCCCGGGCCGGCCGGCTCCGCGCGCGGTGCGGGTCCGCCCACGGTGTGGGCCTCCGCGACGCCCACAAGCCCGCCCAGCGCCCCGGAGACGGCCATTGTGGTCCCGTGGCGGCGCAACGAGAACGGGGCGCTCACTGGCGTGAAGACGACGTCCTACGCGGAGAACGTGGTCGCCCTGGCCACGGCCCGCGCGGCCGGGGTCGGAGAGGCATTGCTGGCCAATACCGCCGGCGAGTTGTGCGAGGGCACCGGCACCAACGTGTTCTGCGTACTGGACGGGGTCGCCTGTACGCCACCGCTGCGTTCCGGCTGTCTGGCCGGGGTCACCCGAGCGCTTTTACTGGCCTGGTGCCCACAGGTCGTGGAGCGCTCCCTGAGCCTGGCCGACCTGGCCCGCGCGGAGGAGGTGTTCCTCACCTCCGCCACCCGCGACGTGCACGCCGTGGCCTCGGTGGACGGCCGCCGCCCCGGCGGACCAAAGGCCCCGGTACCCGGCCCGGTCACCACGGCGATCGCCGCGCGGTTCGCTGCCCGCGCCGCCGAGGACCACGACCCGTAA